A single window of [Clostridium] hylemonae DSM 15053 DNA harbors:
- the aroA gene encoding 3-phosphoshikimate 1-carboxyvinyltransferase produces MSVKNIGRSSGLKGTVRVPGDKSISHRAVMLGSIALGTTEITNFLEGADCLATIGCFRKMGVEIEQRQECILVHGKGLRGLRPPAGILDVGNSGTTTRLISGILCGQDFTSVLSGDASLNSRPMGRIITPLRNMGASVTSVNGNGCAPLKIEPGRIHGIHYESPVASAQVKSAVLLAGLYADNTTSVTEPSLSRNHTELMLQNFGAALSAAMHPDGRATAELAPCTELYGRQIHVPGDISSAAYFIAAGLTVPGSELLLKNVGTNFTRAGFLTVCQNMGARVTRLNETVQGGEARADLLVTPGRLHGTVIEGDLIPSLIDEIPVIAVMAACAEGTTVIRDAAELKVKETDRIATVTENLRAMGACVTPTEDGMIIEGRGGLKGAFIESHMDHRIAMAFAVAALSAKGESRINNSQCVDVSYPAFWETLDMLR; encoded by the coding sequence ATGAGCGTTAAAAACATAGGAAGATCTTCCGGGCTGAAAGGAACGGTGCGCGTGCCGGGTGACAAATCCATCTCCCACCGCGCCGTCATGTTAGGTTCCATCGCGCTCGGAACGACGGAGATCACCAACTTCCTCGAGGGGGCGGACTGTCTGGCAACGATCGGCTGCTTTCGTAAGATGGGCGTAGAGATCGAACAGCGGCAGGAATGTATTCTCGTCCACGGAAAGGGCCTTCGCGGCCTGCGTCCGCCGGCCGGGATACTGGACGTTGGAAACAGCGGCACGACCACCCGCCTCATATCCGGCATCCTCTGCGGGCAGGATTTCACCTCTGTCCTCTCCGGCGACGCGTCGCTAAACTCGCGTCCCATGGGCCGGATCATCACCCCTCTTAGGAACATGGGCGCGTCCGTCACAAGTGTGAACGGAAACGGCTGCGCGCCGCTGAAGATCGAACCCGGCCGCATACACGGCATCCACTACGAATCCCCCGTGGCATCTGCCCAGGTAAAATCAGCCGTGCTGCTCGCCGGATTATATGCGGACAACACGACCTCTGTGACAGAACCGAGTCTCTCACGGAACCATACCGAACTGATGCTGCAGAACTTCGGAGCCGCACTGTCGGCCGCCATGCACCCCGACGGCCGCGCCACAGCGGAGCTTGCCCCGTGTACAGAGCTTTACGGCCGGCAGATCCATGTGCCCGGAGACATCTCCTCCGCGGCATACTTCATCGCCGCCGGACTCACCGTTCCAGGCTCAGAACTGCTTTTAAAAAATGTGGGCACCAACTTTACGAGAGCCGGTTTCCTAACGGTATGCCAAAATATGGGCGCCCGCGTCACCCGTTTAAATGAAACGGTACAGGGCGGAGAAGCCAGAGCCGACCTCCTCGTGACGCCGGGCCGCCTGCACGGAACTGTCATCGAGGGGGATCTCATACCTTCCCTCATAGACGAGATCCCGGTTATCGCTGTCATGGCCGCCTGCGCGGAAGGGACGACCGTCATCCGCGACGCGGCGGAGCTTAAGGTCAAGGAGACGGACCGCATCGCTACCGTCACGGAGAATCTGCGCGCCATGGGAGCCTGCGTCACACCGACGGAGGACGGTATGATCATAGAAGGCCGCGGCGGGCTAAAGGGCGCCTTCATTGAAAGCCATATGGACCACCGTATCGCCATGGCCTTCGCCGTGGCCGCTCTGTCCGCCAAAGGAGAGAGCCGCATCAACAACAGCCAGTGTGTGGACGTGTCCTATCCCGCCTTCTGGGAGACACTTGACATGCTACGTTAA
- a CDS encoding anti sigma factor C-terminal domain-containing protein, with protein MNYRERFRKYVDGTLEGEERARIEEDLEKTQVLLDYLDSSIDEELFSAEDESAGKDKPGRAQWNGREHDLSRRISRAVNRKLRRYAAVTGAVVLLLVFIGVNVLSPALDALYYNPSRPKASDPPIDLNMAVYMELMCADKGYANVHVRPEGYGRHSIDVQTQRNGRTDHHYLELNKNHLYWTDMSWNQSEVPGNAFTYCVEERDSFSGISAREAADRLQGLPDTMAVRAAISFKEPKDTGRLVQFMDKYSGEFLYVPFETYEDQKGTMTEYMGYRPDAAGYVRTDSYDAEKYPYLDLAQYEKDGRIPADVLEKHVISLLAYMTDNERFGRIFASEVPGENVFNRIKFESALDYVKKNGVNGYGAVVNAGRDELLELLADPDVDGVYLMDAHLNL; from the coding sequence ATGAACTACAGGGAGCGATTCAGGAAATATGTGGACGGGACGCTTGAGGGGGAGGAGAGAGCCCGGATAGAGGAAGATCTGGAGAAGACGCAGGTGCTGCTCGACTATCTCGACAGCAGCATAGATGAAGAACTGTTTTCCGCTGAGGATGAAAGTGCCGGAAAGGATAAGCCGGGGAGGGCGCAGTGGAATGGCCGGGAGCATGACTTGAGCCGCCGCATATCCCGTGCCGTGAACAGAAAGCTGCGCCGTTATGCCGCTGTTACAGGGGCGGTCGTGCTGCTGCTTGTGTTTATCGGCGTCAATGTGCTGTCCCCTGCGCTGGACGCGCTTTACTATAATCCGTCGCGGCCGAAGGCTTCGGATCCGCCCATCGACCTTAATATGGCGGTGTACATGGAACTTATGTGCGCAGACAAAGGATATGCCAATGTACATGTGCGCCCGGAGGGATACGGGAGGCATTCCATTGATGTACAGACACAGAGGAACGGCAGAACAGACCATCATTATCTGGAACTGAACAAGAACCATCTGTACTGGACCGATATGAGCTGGAACCAGTCTGAAGTTCCCGGAAATGCGTTCACTTACTGCGTGGAGGAGAGGGACTCGTTCTCAGGGATATCCGCCAGGGAGGCGGCGGACAGACTGCAGGGGCTGCCGGATACGATGGCCGTCCGTGCGGCCATATCGTTCAAAGAGCCAAAAGATACCGGCCGGCTCGTACAGTTTATGGATAAATACAGCGGGGAATTCCTGTACGTACCTTTTGAGACGTATGAGGATCAAAAAGGAACGATGACGGAATATATGGGATACCGGCCTGACGCGGCGGGCTATGTGAGGACAGACAGCTATGATGCGGAGAAGTACCCGTACCTGGATCTGGCACAATACGAAAAAGACGGCAGGATACCGGCAGATGTCCTGGAAAAGCATGTCATTTCCCTGCTGGCTTACATGACGGACAACGAGCGGTTCGGACGGATATTTGCGTCGGAAGTGCCGGGGGAGAATGTGTTTAACAGGATAAAATTTGAATCGGCGCTCGATTACGTGAAAAAGAACGGGGTAAACGGATACGGCGCGGTCGTCAATGCCGGCCGGGACGAACTGCTGGAACTGCTGGCAGACCCGGATGTGGACGGCGTATATCTGATGGATGCACATTTAAATCTATAA
- a CDS encoding RNA polymerase sigma factor codes for MEKDLLEQVYMEYMKPVYLYLFSLCHSHETAEDLTQETFLRALCSLEQTERILPWLLRVAKNLYIDVWRRERASRMQQERELTDEEEEILEQLIKKEQNRRLYGTILCLSDREREAVVLYYFAGFSQEEIGRQMEIGHGNVRVILHRAKRKLKEMLKESDGKRHGGSDTKRRV; via the coding sequence GTGGAGAAGGATTTGCTCGAGCAGGTCTATATGGAATATATGAAGCCGGTTTACCTCTATCTTTTCTCCCTTTGTCACAGCCATGAGACAGCGGAGGATCTGACGCAGGAAACATTTCTCAGGGCGCTCTGCTCCCTGGAGCAGACAGAGCGGATCCTTCCGTGGCTTCTCAGGGTGGCGAAGAACCTGTATATAGACGTCTGGAGAAGAGAGAGGGCATCCCGGATGCAGCAAGAAAGGGAATTGACAGACGAGGAAGAGGAGATACTGGAGCAGCTCATAAAGAAGGAACAGAACCGGAGACTGTACGGGACGATACTCTGCCTGAGCGACAGAGAGCGGGAGGCGGTCGTGCTTTATTACTTTGCCGGATTTTCCCAGGAAGAGATCGGACGGCAGATGGAGATCGGGCATGGGAATGTCCGGGTGATACTGCACCGGGCCAAACGAAAGCTGAAAGAGATGCTGAAGGAGTCTGACGGAAAGAGGCATGGGGGCAGTGATACCAAAAGGAGGGTGTGA
- a CDS encoding SpoIIE family protein phosphatase, with protein sequence MNVSVDVAWKSLNKHGEELCGDKVEVLKTGDSEIVILADGMGSGVKANILATLTSKILATMYLEGAPIEACVETIAKTLPVCKVREVAYATFSILQIFHNGDAYLVEFDNPSCVFVRDGKVVDYPYEERVIEDKVIHLYRFKVQLNDCFVLMSDGVIYAGVGELLNFGWTWDSMAEYTLKCTKETLSASRLAAMLSKACDDLYGQKPGDDTTVAVTRVIERRIVNLFTGPPTQKEDDERVVKDFMRGEGRKVVCGGTSANIVARILHKDIVTSLNYADPNVPPTASIDGLDLVTEGVLTLGKALNLLRRYEQDEFDEAFFDELDAENGAAKLAKLIIEECTELNMFVGKAVNTAHQNSNLPFDLSIRMNLVDQLKECAEHIGKNVNVKYY encoded by the coding sequence ATGAATGTAAGTGTAGATGTGGCATGGAAGAGCCTGAACAAGCACGGGGAAGAACTGTGCGGCGACAAGGTGGAAGTGCTCAAGACCGGGGACTCCGAGATCGTCATACTGGCGGACGGTATGGGGAGCGGCGTGAAGGCAAATATTCTGGCGACGCTCACATCCAAGATACTGGCGACCATGTATCTGGAGGGCGCCCCGATCGAAGCCTGTGTGGAGACGATCGCGAAGACGCTGCCGGTCTGCAAGGTGAGGGAGGTGGCATATGCCACGTTCAGCATCCTGCAGATATTCCACAATGGGGACGCGTATCTCGTGGAATTTGACAACCCGTCCTGTGTGTTTGTAAGAGACGGAAAAGTCGTGGACTATCCTTATGAAGAGCGGGTCATAGAGGACAAGGTCATCCATCTGTACCGGTTCAAAGTGCAGTTGAATGACTGCTTCGTACTTATGAGCGACGGCGTCATCTATGCTGGAGTGGGGGAATTGCTGAACTTTGGCTGGACGTGGGACAGCATGGCGGAATACACACTGAAATGTACAAAAGAGACACTTTCCGCCTCCCGTCTGGCGGCTATGCTGAGCAAAGCATGTGATGACCTGTACGGGCAGAAGCCCGGGGACGACACGACAGTGGCCGTCACCAGAGTGATCGAACGGCGCATCGTCAATCTCTTCACCGGACCGCCGACACAGAAGGAAGACGATGAGCGCGTGGTGAAGGACTTTATGAGGGGCGAAGGCAGGAAGGTCGTCTGTGGTGGTACGAGCGCCAATATAGTTGCAAGGATCCTGCATAAAGATATCGTCACATCGCTGAACTATGCGGACCCGAATGTCCCGCCGACAGCGTCCATAGATGGATTAGACCTTGTGACGGAAGGCGTCCTGACACTCGGGAAGGCGCTCAATCTTCTGCGGCGTTACGAGCAGGACGAATTTGATGAGGCGTTCTTTGATGAGCTGGACGCGGAAAATGGCGCGGCAAAGCTGGCGAAGCTGATCATAGAAGAGTGTACGGAATTGAACATGTTTGTCGGGAAAGCGGTCAACACGGCGCACCAGAATTCCAATCTGCCGTTTGATCTGAGCATCCGCATGAACCTTGTGGACCAGCTGAAGGAATGTGCGGAGCACATCGGGAAAAATGTAAATGTAAAGTATTATTGA